A DNA window from Kitasatospora atroaurantiaca contains the following coding sequences:
- a CDS encoding MMPL family transporter, with translation MATQLTARRMSALPCGRRSKWVVLVLWLVLVTVAGPLAGKLMSAEDNQASSWLPGSAESTKVLNEQRAFQPVDIAQAVVVYERPDGITLADRAEAARDATAFATAPHVLGPVVGPELSTDGQAMQTVVPVDIGTGGWQDLRPAVDSLRATAAADSLGMATHVTGPAGIGADQAAAFAGIDSTLLFATISVVVILLLLTYRSPVLWLLPLLCAGIALTVAEAVIYLLAKHAGLTVNAQSAGILIVLVLGAGTDYALLLTARYREELRKHRDRHEAMAFALHRAGPAIGASSATVVASMLCLLVAEMNSTRGLGPVCAIGVLVALLAMVTLLPALLVIVGRWVFWPVRPTYGSPEPTASGRWARIGARIRERPRKVWVGTGLALAACCVGLVSLNADGLSTAGTFTGKPDSVVGQEVLTEHFPGGTGAPLSILSTAASAPLVREAARTVPGIAETSPPEVREGTALLRATLADPPDSQAAKDTVDRVRAAVHAVPDADAKVGGSTAVILDAGRAAEHDNQVIIPLVLAVVLVILAGLLRAVVAPLVLIATVVLSYAAALGISAFFFAHVFHFEGADQAFPLFVFVFLVALGIDYNIFLMTRVREEALHRGTRAGAVAGLAATGGVITSAGLILASTFAVLGTLPVVGFAEIGFAVALGVLLDTLVVRSVLVTALTMDLDHRMWWPSALSRRG, from the coding sequence ATGGCGACACAGCTCACCGCCCGCAGAATGTCCGCGCTTCCGTGCGGCCGGCGCAGCAAGTGGGTGGTGCTGGTGCTCTGGCTGGTCCTGGTGACGGTGGCCGGCCCGCTCGCGGGGAAGCTGATGAGCGCGGAGGACAACCAGGCGTCCAGCTGGCTGCCGGGCAGTGCCGAGTCGACCAAGGTCCTGAACGAGCAGCGCGCCTTCCAGCCCGTCGACATCGCCCAGGCCGTGGTGGTCTACGAGCGGCCCGACGGCATCACCCTCGCGGACCGGGCGGAGGCGGCCCGGGACGCGACGGCGTTCGCCACCGCCCCACACGTCCTCGGCCCGGTCGTCGGGCCCGAACTGTCCACGGACGGGCAGGCCATGCAGACCGTGGTCCCGGTCGACATCGGCACCGGCGGCTGGCAGGACCTGCGCCCGGCCGTGGACAGCCTGCGGGCCACCGCGGCGGCGGACAGCCTGGGGATGGCGACCCATGTCACCGGGCCGGCCGGCATCGGTGCCGACCAGGCCGCGGCCTTCGCCGGCATCGACAGCACCCTGCTGTTCGCCACGATCAGCGTCGTCGTCATCCTGCTGCTGCTCACCTACCGCAGCCCGGTGCTGTGGCTGTTGCCGCTGCTGTGCGCCGGGATCGCCCTGACCGTCGCCGAGGCCGTGATCTACCTGCTCGCCAAGCACGCCGGGCTGACGGTCAACGCCCAGAGCGCCGGCATCCTGATCGTGCTGGTCCTGGGGGCCGGTACCGACTACGCGCTGCTGCTGACCGCCCGTTACCGCGAGGAGCTGCGCAAGCACCGGGACCGCCACGAGGCGATGGCCTTCGCCCTGCACCGGGCCGGGCCCGCCATCGGCGCGAGCTCGGCGACGGTGGTCGCCTCGATGCTCTGCCTGCTGGTCGCCGAGATGAACTCGACCCGCGGCCTCGGCCCGGTCTGCGCGATCGGCGTGCTGGTCGCCCTGCTGGCGATGGTCACCCTGCTGCCCGCCCTGCTGGTCATCGTCGGCCGCTGGGTCTTCTGGCCGGTCCGCCCGACGTACGGCTCACCCGAGCCGACCGCGAGCGGCCGGTGGGCGAGGATCGGCGCCCGGATCCGCGAGCGCCCGCGAAAGGTCTGGGTCGGCACGGGGCTGGCACTCGCGGCCTGCTGCGTCGGCCTGGTCTCGCTCAACGCCGACGGGCTGAGCACCGCCGGGACCTTCACCGGCAAGCCCGACTCGGTGGTCGGCCAGGAGGTGCTCACCGAGCACTTCCCGGGCGGCACCGGCGCCCCGCTGTCGATCCTCAGCACCGCCGCCTCGGCGCCCTTGGTCCGGGAAGCGGCCCGGACCGTTCCCGGCATCGCCGAGACGAGCCCACCGGAGGTCCGCGAGGGCACGGCCCTGCTGCGGGCGACCCTCGCCGACCCGCCGGACAGCCAGGCCGCCAAGGACACCGTCGACCGGGTGCGGGCCGCCGTGCACGCCGTCCCGGACGCCGACGCCAAGGTCGGCGGCAGCACGGCGGTGATCCTGGACGCCGGGCGGGCCGCCGAGCACGACAACCAGGTGATCATCCCGCTGGTGCTGGCCGTGGTCCTGGTGATCCTCGCCGGGCTGCTGCGGGCGGTGGTGGCACCGCTGGTGCTGATCGCCACCGTGGTGCTCTCGTACGCGGCGGCGCTCGGCATCAGCGCGTTCTTCTTCGCGCACGTCTTCCATTTCGAAGGCGCGGACCAGGCCTTCCCGCTGTTCGTGTTCGTCTTCCTGGTGGCGCTGGGCATCGACTACAACATCTTCCTGATGACCCGGGTCCGCGAGGAGGCGCTGCACCGGGGCACCCGTGCGGGGGCGGTGGCCGGGCTGGCCGCCACCGGTGGCGTGATCACCTCGGCCGGCCTGATCCTGGCCAGCACCTTCGCCGTCCTGGGCACCCTGCCGGTGGTGGGCTTCGCCGAGATCGGCTTCGCGGTGGCCCTTGGCGTGCTGCTGGACACCCTGGTGGTCCGCTCGGTCCTGGTCACCGCGCTCACCATGGACCTGGACCACCGGATGTGGTGGCCCAGCGCACTGTCCCGTCGAGGCTGA
- the thrS gene encoding threonine--tRNA ligase has translation MPRGFAVRSLAPTVREETTMNDHRRLGRELDLFDTDPLMGAGLPYWLPAGAAVRHALEEYIRDAERRAGYRHVYSPVLGKRELYEISGHWSHYSEDMFPPMDLGGEQVVLRPSLCPHHALIFRSRSHSYRELPLRMAELGGMYRSELSGVLGGLTRVRAIQLNDAHIFCTLEQVAEEARAALDLIRRAYHALGIRPVRYRLSLPGPGGKYVAAPEMWRRSVALLTEVLEGAGVPYEAAEGEAAFYGPKIDVQIADSAGRESTLSTVQVDFHQPERFDLHYIGPDGAKHRPVMVHRSIIGSVERAVAHLIELHGGAFPAWLAPVQVVAVPVSEAEAPAAAELVRRCLDLGLRAELAGPEHGTLGARIRGARLVPYQAVIGPREAADGQVALRLRDGRRLAAMPAGEALSRIQAVVAARRTELWEEALAVSPASAG, from the coding sequence GTGCCCCGGGGCTTCGCCGTTCGGTCACTCGCCCCCACCGTCCGCGAGGAGACCACGATGAACGACCACCGCCGCCTCGGCCGCGAGCTCGACCTGTTCGACACCGACCCTCTGATGGGCGCCGGCCTGCCGTACTGGCTGCCGGCCGGCGCCGCCGTGCGGCACGCCCTGGAGGAGTACATCCGCGACGCCGAGCGCCGGGCGGGCTACCGCCACGTGTACTCGCCGGTGCTCGGAAAGCGGGAGCTGTACGAGATCTCCGGGCACTGGTCCCACTACAGCGAGGACATGTTCCCGCCGATGGACCTCGGCGGGGAGCAGGTGGTGCTGCGGCCGAGCCTGTGCCCGCACCACGCGCTGATCTTCCGCTCCCGCTCGCACAGCTACCGGGAACTGCCCCTGCGGATGGCCGAGCTCGGCGGCATGTACCGCTCCGAACTGTCCGGTGTGCTGGGCGGGTTGACCAGGGTACGGGCGATCCAGCTCAACGACGCGCACATCTTCTGCACCCTGGAGCAGGTCGCCGAGGAGGCCCGCGCCGCCCTGGACCTCATCCGCCGGGCCTACCACGCGCTCGGCATCCGGCCCGTCCGCTACCGGCTGTCGCTCCCCGGGCCGGGCGGCAAGTACGTCGCCGCCCCCGAGATGTGGCGGCGGTCCGTCGCACTGCTGACCGAGGTCCTGGAGGGCGCGGGGGTGCCGTACGAGGCCGCGGAGGGCGAGGCGGCGTTCTACGGTCCCAAGATCGACGTACAGATCGCGGACAGCGCCGGCCGGGAGTCCACCCTGTCCACCGTCCAGGTCGACTTCCACCAGCCCGAGCGGTTCGACCTGCACTACATCGGCCCGGACGGCGCCAAGCACCGGCCGGTCATGGTCCACCGCAGCATCATCGGCAGCGTCGAACGGGCCGTCGCTCACCTCATCGAGCTGCACGGCGGGGCGTTCCCGGCCTGGCTGGCCCCCGTCCAGGTGGTGGCCGTCCCGGTGTCCGAGGCCGAGGCGCCGGCGGCCGCCGAGCTGGTGCGGCGCTGCCTCGACCTGGGGCTGCGGGCGGAGCTCGCCGGGCCCGAGCACGGCACCCTCGGAGCCCGGATCCGTGGCGCCCGGCTGGTGCCCTACCAGGCGGTCATCGGGCCGAGGGAGGCCGCCGACGGGCAGGTGGCCCTGCGCCTGCGGGACGGACGACGGTTGGCGGCCATGCCCGCCGGTGAGGCGCTGAGCCGCATTCAGGCGGTGGTCGCCGCACGCCGTACCGAGCTCTGGGAGGAGGCCCTCGCGGTCAGTCCAGCCAGCGCAGGGTGA
- a CDS encoding PucR family transcriptional regulator has protein sequence MSSLDTPSIPLSALLSRTDLGLRQVAGPRQGDVPIQWVHTSEMADPAPYLLGGELLLTSGIFFGEEGGAAFDHDRYVARAVEAGAAALGFGVAPVHDRVPEVLVEACERHGLPLVEIPPPTPFVAVSRALWLALAEARHRELRRVTEAQQALATAASRPDPLAAVLRRLAAALDAWVVLLDADGRELHAAGPRPDEPVPAELAALAARLHGDRPLATGAAHAGEQHLTAHALAGTGLVLGIAARHQDPVDRSVGGMAAVLLALLSGPRPRTVASGAAVVRLMLGSRPEEVAELLGPGPWLVVRGRRHGRSGPAALGTPYLDLDGDELCALLPADAPVPELPGWTLGVSAPAPAAELPLADGQAATALRRALAGGAALLRHRSRDWGVAELVPQAEAAELARRRLAPLDGSPAVLDTLRTWLSLHGSWDRTAAALGIHRNTVRQRIARAEALLRLDLADPDTRMDVWFTLRWLD, from the coding sequence ATGAGCTCTCTCGACACCCCCTCGATCCCGCTGAGCGCGCTGCTCTCCCGGACCGACCTCGGCCTGCGCCAGGTCGCCGGGCCGCGCCAGGGGGACGTCCCGATCCAGTGGGTGCACACCTCGGAGATGGCCGACCCGGCGCCGTACCTGCTCGGCGGCGAACTGCTGCTCACCTCGGGGATCTTCTTCGGCGAGGAGGGCGGCGCGGCCTTCGACCACGACCGCTACGTCGCCCGGGCGGTCGAGGCCGGGGCGGCGGCGCTCGGCTTCGGGGTGGCGCCGGTGCACGACCGGGTGCCCGAGGTGCTGGTGGAGGCCTGCGAGCGGCACGGCCTGCCGCTCGTGGAGATCCCGCCGCCGACGCCGTTCGTCGCCGTCAGCCGCGCCCTGTGGCTGGCCCTGGCCGAGGCCCGGCACCGCGAGTTGCGGCGGGTCACCGAGGCGCAGCAGGCGCTCGCCACCGCCGCGTCCCGCCCGGACCCGCTCGCCGCGGTGCTGCGCAGACTCGCGGCGGCGCTGGACGCCTGGGTGGTGCTGCTCGACGCCGACGGCCGGGAGCTGCACGCCGCAGGGCCGCGCCCGGATGAGCCCGTCCCGGCCGAACTGGCCGCACTCGCCGCCCGGTTGCACGGCGACCGGCCGCTGGCCACCGGCGCCGCCCACGCGGGTGAGCAGCACCTGACGGCGCACGCCCTCGCGGGCACCGGCCTGGTCCTGGGCATCGCCGCCCGCCACCAGGACCCGGTGGACCGCTCGGTCGGCGGTATGGCGGCCGTGCTGCTCGCCCTGCTCAGCGGGCCGCGTCCGCGCACGGTGGCCTCCGGCGCGGCGGTGGTCCGGCTGATGCTCGGCTCCCGGCCCGAGGAGGTGGCCGAACTCCTCGGGCCCGGGCCGTGGTTGGTGGTGCGGGGACGACGGCACGGCCGCTCGGGACCGGCCGCGCTCGGCACGCCGTACCTCGACCTGGACGGGGACGAGCTCTGCGCGCTGCTGCCCGCCGACGCGCCCGTCCCCGAACTGCCCGGCTGGACGCTCGGGGTGAGCGCCCCGGCGCCCGCCGCCGAGCTCCCGCTCGCCGACGGCCAGGCCGCGACCGCCCTGCGCCGCGCCCTCGCCGGCGGGGCCGCGCTGCTGCGGCACCGCAGCCGGGACTGGGGCGTCGCGGAGCTGGTCCCGCAGGCCGAGGCCGCCGAGCTGGCCCGACGTCGGCTGGCCCCGCTGGACGGCTCCCCGGCCGTGCTCGACACCCTGCGCACCTGGCTGTCGCTGCACGGCAGTTGGGACCGTACGGCGGCCGCCCTCGGCATCCACCGCAACACCGTCCGCCAGCGGATCGCCCGCGCCGAGGCGCTGCTCCGGCTGGACCTCGCGGACCCGGACACCCGGATGGACGTCTGGTTCACCCTGCGCTGGCTGGACTGA
- a CDS encoding sodium:solute symporter, which yields MAIDYSIIVLYLAGMLAMGWWGMRRARSKSDFLVAGRRLGPVMYSGTMAAIVLGGASTIGGVGLGYKYGLSGAWMVVTIGLGLLALSIFFSARIARLKVYTVSQMLDLRYGGSSGLISGIVMWAYTLMLAVTSTIAYATIFDVLFGLGRTPAIILGGVIVVGYSTLGGMWSITITDMVQFVVKTIGVLLLLLPIAVVKAGGFAAMQEKLPGGYFSPMSIGLETVFTYTLIYTFGMLIGQDIWQRVFTARTDKIASTGGTVAGIYCLVYAIAGAVIGTAAKVLYPTLGSTDNAFATIVKGALPVGVKGLVLAAALSAVMSTSSGALIACATVANNDIWSRLRGRATPKDDHDEVRGNRIFILVMGIAVIAIAIALDNVVEALTVAYNLLVGGLLVPILGGLVWKRGTAAGALASIVAGGVSVVVLMAVDGVLANEPIYYGLLASLVSYAAVSLATKPTDAAVLDAWRRRLAGSEAASSEPAAATV from the coding sequence ATGGCCATCGACTACAGCATCATCGTCCTGTATCTGGCGGGCATGCTCGCCATGGGCTGGTGGGGCATGCGCCGCGCCCGCTCCAAGAGCGACTTCCTGGTCGCGGGCCGCCGCCTCGGCCCGGTGATGTACTCGGGCACCATGGCCGCCATCGTCCTGGGCGGCGCCTCCACCATCGGCGGCGTCGGCCTCGGCTACAAGTACGGCCTGTCGGGCGCCTGGATGGTCGTCACCATCGGCCTCGGCCTGCTCGCCCTGAGCATCTTCTTCTCGGCCCGGATCGCCCGGCTCAAGGTCTACACCGTCTCCCAGATGCTCGACCTGCGCTACGGCGGCTCCTCCGGCCTGATCTCCGGCATCGTCATGTGGGCGTACACCCTGATGCTGGCCGTCACCTCCACCATCGCCTACGCCACCATCTTCGACGTGCTGTTCGGCCTCGGCCGCACCCCGGCGATCATCCTCGGCGGCGTCATCGTGGTCGGCTACTCCACCCTCGGCGGCATGTGGTCGATCACCATCACCGACATGGTGCAGTTCGTCGTCAAGACCATCGGCGTGCTGCTCCTGCTGCTGCCGATCGCGGTGGTCAAGGCGGGCGGCTTCGCCGCGATGCAGGAGAAGCTGCCCGGAGGGTACTTCTCCCCCATGAGCATCGGCCTGGAGACCGTCTTCACCTACACGCTGATCTACACCTTCGGCATGCTGATCGGCCAGGACATCTGGCAGCGCGTCTTCACCGCCCGCACCGACAAGATCGCCAGCACCGGCGGCACCGTGGCCGGGATCTACTGCCTGGTGTACGCGATCGCGGGCGCCGTCATCGGCACCGCCGCCAAGGTGCTCTACCCCACGCTCGGCAGCACCGACAACGCCTTCGCCACCATCGTCAAGGGCGCACTGCCGGTGGGCGTCAAGGGCCTGGTGCTGGCCGCCGCGCTGTCGGCGGTGATGTCCACCTCCTCCGGCGCGCTGATCGCCTGTGCCACCGTCGCCAACAACGACATCTGGTCGCGCCTGCGCGGCCGGGCCACCCCGAAGGACGACCATGACGAGGTGCGCGGCAACCGGATCTTCATCCTGGTCATGGGCATCGCCGTGATCGCCATCGCGATCGCGCTGGACAACGTGGTGGAGGCCCTCACCGTCGCCTACAACCTGCTGGTCGGCGGCCTGCTGGTGCCGATCCTCGGCGGACTGGTCTGGAAGCGAGGCACGGCGGCCGGCGCCCTGGCCTCGATCGTGGCGGGCGGCGTCAGCGTCGTCGTCCTGATGGCCGTCGACGGCGTGCTGGCCAACGAGCCGATCTACTACGGGCTGCTGGCGAGCCTGGTCTCGTACGCCGCCGTCAGCCTCGCCACCAAGCCCACCGACGCCGCCGTCCTGGACGCCTGGCGCCGCCGCCTCGCGGGTTCGGAGGCCGCGAGCTCCGAACCCGCCGCCGCGACCGTCTGA
- the speB gene encoding agmatinase, which translates to MSSTEPRGPVDSSRVPRYAGPATFARLPRLDEVGRADIAVVGVPFDSGVSYRPGARFGGNAIREASRLLRPYNPAQDASPFALAQVADAGDIAANPFNINEAVETVEAAADELLATGARLLTLGGDHTIALPLLRSVAKKHGPVALLHFDAHLDTWDTYFGAEYTHGTPFRRAVEEGILDTSALSHVGTRGPLYGKQDLTEDEKLGFGIVTSADVMRRGVDEIAQQLRERIGDRPLYVSIDIDVLDPAHAPGTGTPEAGGLTSRELLEILRGLAGCRLVSADVVEVAPAYDHAEITAVAASHTAYELVTLMARQVAE; encoded by the coding sequence ATGAGTTCCACCGAACCCCGCGGCCCCGTCGACTCCTCCCGCGTCCCGCGCTACGCCGGGCCCGCCACCTTCGCCCGGCTGCCCCGGCTGGACGAGGTCGGCCGCGCCGACATCGCCGTCGTCGGCGTCCCGTTCGACTCCGGCGTCTCCTACCGCCCCGGCGCCCGCTTCGGCGGCAACGCCATCCGCGAGGCGAGCCGGCTGCTGCGCCCCTACAACCCGGCACAGGACGCCTCCCCGTTCGCCCTCGCCCAGGTGGCCGACGCCGGGGACATCGCCGCCAACCCGTTCAACATCAACGAGGCGGTCGAGACCGTCGAGGCCGCCGCCGACGAGCTGCTCGCCACCGGCGCCCGCCTGCTCACCCTCGGCGGCGACCACACCATCGCGCTGCCGCTGCTGCGCTCGGTCGCCAAGAAGCACGGCCCGGTCGCCCTGTTGCACTTCGACGCCCATCTCGACACCTGGGACACCTACTTCGGCGCCGAGTACACCCACGGCACCCCGTTCCGCCGCGCCGTCGAGGAGGGCATCCTCGACACCTCCGCCCTCTCCCACGTCGGCACCCGCGGCCCGCTCTACGGCAAGCAGGACCTCACCGAGGACGAGAAGCTGGGCTTCGGCATCGTCACCTCGGCCGACGTCATGCGCCGTGGCGTGGACGAGATCGCCCAGCAGCTGCGCGAGCGGATCGGCGACCGCCCGCTGTACGTCTCCATCGACATCGACGTGCTCGACCCGGCCCACGCGCCCGGCACCGGCACCCCCGAGGCGGGCGGCCTGACCTCCCGCGAGCTGCTGGAGATCCTGCGCGGACTCGCGGGCTGCCGGCTCGTCTCCGCCGACGTGGTCGAGGTCGCCCCGGCGTACGACCACGCCGAGATCACCGCGGTGGCCGCCTCCCACACGGCCTACGAGCTCGTCACCCTGATGGCCCGGCAGGTGGCCGAGTGA
- a CDS encoding thiamine pyrophosphate-binding protein, translating to MTLVRNGGDLVVESLSALGAQTVFGLPGQHALGLFDALRRSSLRYVGLRVENNAGFAADGYARTAGTVAPLFLSTGPGALTSLAALQEAAAASVPVLAVSSQIPSAGLGGRRRGYLHELVDQQASFRDIVKSVHTARSASQIPSAMAAAWESALTAPFGPVWVEIPQDVLLAPTTVPRVTGVRAEPRPLVPRPELVAEAAVLLAEAERPVILAGGGVVRAGATDELLRLAELLRAPVASTFGAKGAFPWEHPLSLQSWLEDRHTTDLLEDADVLLVVGSGLGELSSNYHTFAPRGRLIQIEADLGKLESNHPAFGIHADARLALAALHNAIPAREADGRAEQVVTDLLKRVQARLDSQGLELERELLASVRRALPDDAPVFFDMTILGYWAWSAFDARRPNAMHSAQGAGGLGYGFPAALGAAAARRGEPVLAVSGDGGAMYSIAELATARQLGLDVTWLIVDDGGYGILREYMSDTFGQATATELARPDFVRLAESFGVSATETTPEDLERDLAKALAEPGPSVVVLPAVLRMFEPTHLG from the coding sequence GTGACGCTCGTGCGCAACGGCGGCGACCTCGTCGTCGAGTCCCTCTCCGCGCTGGGCGCCCAGACCGTCTTCGGCCTCCCCGGCCAGCACGCCCTCGGCCTCTTCGACGCGCTACGCCGCTCCTCCCTGCGCTACGTCGGGCTGCGGGTGGAGAACAACGCGGGCTTCGCCGCCGACGGGTACGCCCGGACGGCGGGCACCGTCGCTCCGCTGTTCCTCTCCACCGGCCCCGGCGCGCTCACCTCGCTGGCCGCACTGCAGGAGGCGGCCGCCGCGTCCGTCCCGGTGCTGGCCGTCTCCAGCCAGATCCCCTCGGCCGGGCTCGGCGGCCGCCGCCGCGGCTACCTGCACGAACTGGTCGACCAGCAGGCGAGTTTCCGCGACATCGTGAAGTCGGTGCACACCGCCCGCTCCGCCTCCCAGATCCCGTCCGCAATGGCTGCGGCCTGGGAGTCGGCGCTCACCGCGCCGTTCGGGCCGGTCTGGGTGGAGATCCCGCAGGATGTCCTGCTCGCGCCGACCACCGTCCCGCGGGTGACCGGGGTGCGGGCCGAGCCGCGTCCGCTCGTGCCGCGGCCCGAGCTGGTCGCGGAGGCCGCGGTGCTGCTCGCCGAGGCCGAGCGGCCGGTGATCCTGGCCGGCGGTGGAGTCGTCCGAGCGGGGGCGACGGATGAACTGCTGCGGCTGGCAGAGCTGTTGCGGGCTCCGGTGGCGAGCACCTTCGGCGCGAAGGGCGCGTTCCCCTGGGAGCACCCGCTCTCGCTGCAGTCCTGGCTGGAGGACCGGCACACCACCGATCTCCTGGAGGACGCCGACGTCCTGCTGGTGGTCGGCTCCGGGCTCGGCGAACTCTCCAGCAACTACCACACCTTCGCCCCGCGCGGCCGGCTGATCCAGATCGAGGCCGACCTGGGAAAGCTGGAGTCCAACCACCCCGCCTTCGGCATCCACGCCGATGCCCGGCTCGCCCTGGCGGCCCTGCACAACGCGATCCCGGCCAGGGAGGCGGACGGGCGGGCCGAGCAGGTCGTGACCGATCTGCTCAAGCGGGTGCAGGCCCGACTCGACTCCCAGGGACTGGAGTTGGAGCGTGAGCTGCTGGCCTCGGTGCGGCGGGCACTCCCCGACGACGCCCCGGTCTTCTTCGACATGACCATCCTCGGCTACTGGGCCTGGTCGGCCTTCGACGCCCGCCGGCCGAACGCGATGCACTCGGCGCAGGGCGCCGGAGGCCTCGGTTACGGCTTCCCGGCCGCCCTCGGCGCGGCAGCGGCCCGGCGCGGCGAGCCGGTGCTGGCGGTGTCGGGCGACGGCGGGGCGATGTACTCGATCGCCGAGCTGGCCACGGCCCGCCAACTCGGCCTGGACGTCACCTGGTTGATCGTCGACGACGGGGGCTACGGCATCCTGCGCGAGTACATGTCGGACACCTTCGGCCAGGCGACGGCGACCGAGCTCGCCCGCCCGGACTTCGTCCGCCTGGCCGAGTCCTTCGGCGTCTCGGCGACCGAGACCACCCCGGAGGACCTGGAGCGCGACCTCGCCAAGGCCCTCGCCGAACCGGGGCCGTCGGTGGTCGTCCTCCCCGCCGTGCTGCGGATGTTCGAACCGACCCACCTGGGCTGA